From Riemerella anatipestifer ATCC 11845 = DSM 15868, a single genomic window includes:
- a CDS encoding outer membrane protein assembly factor BamD: MKKYILILSLALLSVSCNRQYDLAMKSADKDLILKTANEMYTKKKWKEALSLYERVQNLISGTDEASDILFKSAYANYYDKQYRIAGHQFKKFSVNSALATDPRKEEAAYMSAICYYQGSMDYNLDQKDTELAINELQSFLNNYPNSERAKNINELIDELSYKLEFKAYENARQYYKMLELKSAIISFENVLDDFPSTKLRPKIETMLMDAKAKLAIDSKFELKRERLEHAVAYTHLMEKNYPDTDIAKTAVTLRKKLDAELENFAKLEKLVEQKREELKAKEKEREEKEKATK, from the coding sequence ATGAAGAAATACATTCTCATACTCTCATTAGCTCTGCTTTCGGTATCTTGTAACAGACAATACGACCTAGCAATGAAAAGTGCTGATAAAGATCTGATTCTAAAAACGGCTAATGAAATGTACACCAAAAAGAAATGGAAAGAAGCTCTAAGTTTATACGAAAGAGTTCAGAATCTAATTTCTGGTACAGATGAAGCTTCCGATATTTTATTCAAATCTGCCTACGCTAACTATTACGACAAGCAATACAGAATTGCAGGACATCAATTTAAAAAGTTTTCGGTAAATAGTGCTTTGGCTACCGACCCTAGAAAGGAAGAAGCCGCTTATATGTCTGCGATATGTTACTACCAAGGCTCTATGGACTACAACCTAGACCAAAAAGATACAGAACTAGCAATAAACGAATTACAAAGCTTCTTAAATAACTACCCTAATTCCGAAAGAGCTAAAAACATCAACGAGCTTATTGATGAACTTTCTTACAAGCTAGAATTTAAGGCTTATGAAAATGCTCGTCAATACTACAAAATGCTAGAACTAAAATCAGCTATTATTAGTTTTGAAAATGTATTGGATGATTTCCCATCTACAAAACTTCGTCCAAAAATAGAAACCATGCTTATGGACGCAAAAGCCAAACTAGCGATAGACTCTAAATTTGAACTTAAAAGAGAAAGGTTAGAGCATGCGGTAGCTTACACCCATCTTATGGAAAAAAATTATCCTGATACCGATATTGCTAAAACAGCCGTAACCCTAAGAAAAAAGCTAGATGCTGAACTAGAAAACTTTGCCAAGTTAGAAAAGTTAGTAGAACAGAAAAGGGAGGAACTAAAGGCTAAAGAAAAGGAAAGAGAAGAAAAGGAAAAAGCAACTAAATAA
- a CDS encoding DUF6702 family protein gives MKKFLNILGIFALVSFVMSFFPSEFYSTMTKVDYIDGNNTLKFTTKLNTSHITDVIKVDARTAAFEAELKKYINSKVAISINGKPQAITFTGSQVSGESVWIYYEINNVASISTIKIKNAILLEAYPKQLNLVNISYKGNQKNMNFSRGNDTSEVSF, from the coding sequence ATGAAAAAGTTTTTAAACATATTAGGTATTTTCGCTTTAGTGAGTTTTGTAATGAGTTTCTTCCCTAGTGAGTTTTACTCTACAATGACTAAAGTAGACTATATAGATGGTAACAACACTTTAAAGTTTACTACAAAACTAAATACATCTCACATTACTGATGTAATTAAAGTAGATGCAAGAACAGCCGCTTTTGAAGCTGAATTGAAAAAATACATCAACTCTAAGGTTGCTATTTCTATCAATGGTAAGCCTCAAGCAATTACCTTTACTGGTAGCCAAGTAAGTGGTGAAAGCGTTTGGATTTACTATGAAATAAATAATGTAGCTTCCATCAGTACAATTAAAATAAAGAATGCCATACTATTGGAAGCCTATCCTAAACAACTTAACCTTGTTAATATATCCTACAAGGGTAATCAAAAGAACATGAATTTCTCTAGAGGAAATGATACTAGTGAAGTTTCTTTCTAA
- a CDS encoding TatD family hydrolase, with protein sequence MFFNFHHHNPTKFGIYNLPKENYSHQDYFSTGIHPMDITSDYEKTLLNIKIIAQHEKCIAIGECGLDALVPIDEHLQTEVFKLHIELAKTLRKPLIIHCVKRHNEIARLCKNLDIPVIFHGFNKNKNIADMLLEKGFYLSFGTALFKNLSLQNVFIETPLERIFLETDDSSDNIEQVYIKAAELKQLSIQELKSRIEDNILNVLKLNL encoded by the coding sequence ATGTTTTTCAATTTTCATCACCATAACCCAACCAAATTTGGTATTTACAATCTTCCTAAAGAAAATTATTCTCATCAAGATTATTTTTCTACAGGAATTCACCCAATGGATATTACATCTGATTATGAAAAAACATTGCTCAACATAAAAATAATTGCTCAACATGAGAAATGTATCGCCATAGGAGAATGCGGACTTGATGCTTTAGTTCCCATTGATGAACATTTACAAACCGAGGTTTTTAAACTTCATATAGAACTAGCAAAAACTCTAAGGAAGCCTCTAATTATCCACTGTGTAAAACGCCATAATGAAATTGCTAGACTCTGTAAAAACCTTGATATTCCTGTTATTTTCCACGGGTTTAATAAGAATAAAAATATTGCAGATATGCTTTTAGAAAAAGGTTTTTATCTTTCTTTTGGCACAGCTCTTTTTAAAAATTTATCTTTGCAAAATGTTTTTATAGAAACTCCCTTAGAAAGGATTTTTTTAGAAACCGATGACTCTTCTGATAATATAGAGCAAGTTTATATAAAAGCTGCAGAGCTTAAACAGCTTTCTATACAAGAACTTAAAAGTAGGATTGAAGACAACATTCTAAATGTTTTAAAATTAAATTTATGA
- a CDS encoding TetR/AcrR family transcriptional regulator yields MNQNFTQKQINILNAAEELIAKKGFDGVSVREIAKKAGVNVAMISYYFGSKEKMMVSLYQYRVEKTREMFSLFTQTIAKASPEVQISEMVSFIVKQMLKFNYFHGFATQEIGFNSNLAVFLQDFYELCTHRLEEAIQKGIAIGVFKKIAKPEEILASLIGTVLFAIRNQFFYRSYLPKGEAYLPALEKKMEHHLKTMLYAILGYEE; encoded by the coding sequence ATGAATCAAAACTTTACTCAAAAACAAATTAATATTCTTAATGCTGCAGAGGAGCTAATAGCAAAGAAAGGATTTGATGGAGTATCCGTTAGGGAAATAGCAAAGAAAGCAGGAGTAAATGTGGCTATGATTTCCTATTATTTTGGGTCAAAAGAAAAAATGATGGTTTCTCTTTATCAGTACAGGGTAGAGAAGACGCGAGAGATGTTTAGCCTTTTTACCCAAACTATCGCCAAGGCAAGTCCAGAAGTTCAGATTTCAGAAATGGTCTCTTTTATTGTAAAGCAGATGCTGAAGTTTAATTACTTTCATGGATTTGCAACCCAAGAGATTGGTTTTAATTCTAATTTAGCTGTTTTTTTACAAGATTTTTATGAGTTATGTACGCATAGGCTAGAGGAGGCAATACAAAAAGGCATTGCTATAGGAGTATTCAAAAAAATAGCTAAGCCAGAAGAAATATTAGCAAGTCTTATTGGGACGGTATTGTTTGCTATTAGAAATCAGTTTTTTTATAGAAGTTACTTACCAAAAGGAGAAGCGTATTTACCTGCATTGGAGAAAAAAATGGAACATCATCTTAAGACAATGCTTTACGCAATTTTAGGTTATGAAGAATAA
- the coaBC gene encoding bifunctional phosphopantothenoylcysteine decarboxylase/phosphopantothenate--cysteine ligase CoaBC translates to MILNNKKILIAISGGIAAYKINLLVRDFIKAGADVKVILTPSAEKFVSKLTLATLSKNEVLSELISEDEEWNNHVELGLWADIMIIAPCTANTLAKMVHGICDNLVIATYLSTKCPVFIAPAMDLDMYQHPSTKRNLDLATTFGNHIIPAEEGELASGLVGIGRLAEPCTIFNHIHQYFENQNSASKFNQKKVLITAGPTYEAIDPVRFIGNHSSGKMGYALAETAAQRGAKVILISGPSNEIAHHPDIELHSVTSAKEMYQEVFKHYNNVDIAIASAAVADYTPKVVASEKIKKQEEQFTIELVKNPDILKTMGEQKKHQILVGFALETQNEEENAKAKLEKKNLDMIVLNSLKDSGAGFKKDTNKVSIITSNSTSSFDLKSKKEVANDILDFIENQLI, encoded by the coding sequence ATGATTTTGAATAACAAAAAAATCCTAATAGCTATTTCAGGAGGAATAGCTGCTTATAAAATTAATTTATTAGTCAGAGATTTCATTAAAGCAGGAGCCGATGTAAAAGTCATCTTAACTCCCTCTGCTGAAAAGTTTGTTTCTAAATTAACTTTAGCCACTTTATCCAAGAATGAAGTTTTATCTGAACTTATTTCGGAAGACGAAGAATGGAACAACCATGTAGAACTAGGACTTTGGGCTGACATTATGATTATTGCCCCATGTACCGCAAACACTTTAGCCAAAATGGTTCACGGGATTTGTGATAATCTTGTAATCGCCACTTATCTGTCGACTAAATGCCCTGTATTTATTGCTCCTGCAATGGATTTGGATATGTATCAACACCCTTCTACTAAAAGAAATTTAGATTTAGCAACTACATTTGGTAACCACATCATTCCTGCAGAAGAAGGCGAACTTGCAAGTGGTTTGGTTGGTATTGGACGATTAGCCGAACCTTGCACTATTTTCAATCATATCCATCAGTATTTTGAGAATCAAAACTCTGCTTCAAAATTCAATCAGAAAAAAGTACTCATCACGGCTGGACCAACCTACGAAGCTATAGACCCCGTAAGATTTATAGGCAATCATTCCTCTGGAAAAATGGGCTACGCTTTAGCCGAAACTGCCGCACAAAGAGGTGCAAAGGTTATTCTTATCTCTGGACCTTCTAACGAAATCGCACATCACCCTGATATAGAACTACACTCGGTAACTTCCGCAAAAGAAATGTATCAAGAAGTTTTTAAACACTATAATAATGTAGATATTGCCATTGCGAGTGCCGCCGTTGCCGATTACACTCCCAAAGTTGTGGCTTCCGAAAAAATAAAAAAACAAGAAGAGCAATTTACTATAGAATTGGTTAAAAACCCTGATATTCTCAAAACAATGGGAGAACAGAAAAAACATCAAATTTTGGTAGGTTTCGCTTTAGAAACACAAAATGAAGAAGAAAACGCCAAAGCTAAATTGGAAAAGAAAAACTTAGATATGATTGTTCTCAACTCCCTTAAAGATAGTGGGGCGGGATTCAAAAAAGACACCAATAAAGTCAGCATTATTACTTCAAATTCAACCAGCTCCTTTGATTTAAAATCAAAAAAAGAAGTAGCCAATGATATTCTAGATTTTATAGAAAACCAACTAATATAA
- a CDS encoding LOG family protein codes for MIDNNSNNNDSTDNRISDSFRPKTWDESITKDSWMVFKVMAELVNGYESMVKLGPCVSIFGSARLKEDDPYYQMTVDIAKKITELGFGVITGGGPGIMEAGNRGAFESNGKSIGLNIELPFEQHFNPYISKDYNMTFDYFFVRKVMFVKYSQGFIVMPGGFGTLDELSEALTLIQTRKIGRFPIVLVGSKFWSGLLDWFKDTLLENKLISPEDLNLFRMVDTAEEAVAHIKAFYEKYAISVNF; via the coding sequence ATGATAGACAATAATAGTAATAATAACGACTCTACCGACAACCGTATAAGTGATAGTTTCCGCCCTAAAACTTGGGACGAAAGTATTACCAAAGACAGTTGGATGGTATTTAAAGTAATGGCCGAACTCGTAAACGGCTACGAAAGTATGGTAAAATTAGGACCTTGTGTTTCTATATTTGGCTCTGCCAGACTAAAAGAAGACGACCCTTATTACCAAATGACCGTAGATATTGCGAAGAAAATAACAGAACTAGGGTTTGGAGTTATCACGGGTGGCGGACCTGGGATTATGGAAGCGGGGAATAGAGGTGCCTTTGAATCAAATGGAAAATCTATTGGGCTAAACATTGAACTTCCTTTTGAGCAACACTTTAATCCTTACATCAGCAAAGATTACAACATGACTTTTGATTATTTCTTTGTAAGAAAGGTAATGTTTGTAAAATACTCACAAGGGTTCATCGTAATGCCTGGAGGTTTTGGAACACTAGACGAACTATCCGAAGCACTTACATTAATACAAACTCGAAAAATAGGAAGGTTTCCTATCGTTTTAGTAGGTTCTAAGTTTTGGAGCGGATTATTAGACTGGTTTAAAGATACTTTACTCGAAAATAAACTCATCTCTCCAGAAGACCTCAACCTATTCCGTATGGTAGATACTGCCGAAGAAGCTGTAGCACACATTAAAGCTTTTTATGAGAAATATGCCATTAGTGTCAATTTCTAG
- a CDS encoding sigma-54 interaction domain-containing protein, which yields MSELQNIKNRFGIIGNYPVLNRALEKAIQVAPTDISVLVIGESGVGKEFIPKIIHSESRRKHQPYIVVNCGAIPEGTIDSELFGHEKGAFTGATSTRKGYFEVADGGTIFLDEVGELPLQTQVRLLRVLESGEFMKVGSSQIQKTNVRIVAATNVNMLSAIQDGRFREDLFYRLNTVQIDMPPLRERKGDIHLLFRKFAIDFAEKYRMPELKLTDDAVNYLEQYPFPGNVRQLRNLVEQMTVVEQKREIDAVRLAEYIPTENKLPALVQKNTMGGSGSDFSSEREIMYKILFDMRNDINDLKSLTSELIKNRGNSDFSHHEKSLINRIYTPDTAAVNTGSLLYFENQNSGIESGMVAPVQNDVEIEDIEVEEAKPESLSLQNNERELIVKALEMHNGRRNKAAEALGISQRTLYRKIKQYDLED from the coding sequence ATGTCAGAGCTACAAAATATAAAGAATAGATTTGGGATTATAGGCAATTATCCCGTACTCAATAGAGCCTTAGAAAAGGCCATACAGGTAGCACCCACGGATATTTCGGTTTTGGTGATTGGAGAAAGTGGGGTTGGTAAAGAGTTTATTCCTAAAATCATTCACTCCGAATCACGCCGGAAGCATCAACCTTATATCGTGGTAAACTGTGGGGCTATCCCAGAGGGTACTATAGATTCCGAGCTTTTTGGACACGAAAAAGGGGCTTTTACAGGGGCAACTTCCACACGAAAAGGCTATTTTGAAGTGGCAGACGGCGGAACTATCTTTTTAGATGAGGTAGGAGAGTTACCTTTACAAACACAGGTTCGTCTGTTGCGTGTATTAGAAAGTGGAGAGTTTATGAAGGTAGGGTCTTCCCAAATACAGAAAACTAATGTGCGTATTGTGGCGGCAACCAATGTTAATATGTTGAGTGCAATACAAGATGGGCGTTTCCGTGAGGATTTATTTTACCGTCTGAATACGGTGCAGATAGACATGCCACCACTTAGAGAACGCAAGGGAGATATCCATTTGCTTTTTAGAAAATTCGCAATTGACTTTGCAGAAAAATACCGTATGCCTGAACTTAAACTTACTGATGATGCGGTAAATTATTTAGAACAATATCCTTTCCCTGGGAATGTGAGACAGTTGAGGAATTTGGTAGAGCAGATGACGGTGGTGGAGCAAAAAAGAGAAATAGATGCTGTAAGATTGGCAGAGTATATTCCTACGGAAAATAAATTACCTGCTTTAGTTCAGAAGAATACAATGGGTGGTTCGGGTTCCGATTTTAGTTCCGAGAGAGAGATTATGTATAAAATACTCTTTGACATGAGGAACGATATCAATGATTTGAAATCATTAACTTCGGAGCTGATAAAAAATAGAGGAAATTCTGATTTTAGCCATCACGAGAAGAGCCTTATCAATAGAATTTATACACCAGATACAGCGGCGGTTAATACGGGGTCTTTACTTTATTTTGAAAATCAAAATAGTGGTATAGAGTCTGGTATGGTAGCCCCCGTGCAAAATGATGTGGAAATTGAAGATATAGAGGTAGAAGAAGCTAAGCCAGAATCTTTATCTTTGCAGAACAATGAGAGAGAGCTTATTGTAAAAGCACTAGAAATGCATAACGGAAGACGAAATAAAGCGGCGGAAGCATTAGGTATTTCTCAACGAACACTTTATCGTAAGATTAAACAATATGATTTAGAAGACTAA
- a CDS encoding nucleotidyltransferase family protein translates to MKALIFAAGKGTRLKPFTDQHPKALAKVNGIPLLERNIKYLQSFGINDFVINIHHFGNQILDFLKENNYFDANIEISDETNELLETGGGMMFARPFLEKESHFLVMNADILTNLDITKFVDFHLSSNRMVTLAVSDRKSSRKLLFDQNKILCGWTNKNTGELKLSETNNTLKELAFSGIHCISSEIFSRIKRKGKFSIIDEYLDLMNEKVIIGYEHDALLIDVGKPEAITEAEKYFL, encoded by the coding sequence ATGAAGGCACTGATTTTTGCAGCAGGCAAAGGCACAAGATTAAAACCCTTTACAGACCAGCATCCAAAAGCACTCGCTAAAGTGAATGGTATTCCACTTTTGGAGCGAAATATCAAATATTTGCAATCATTTGGCATCAATGATTTTGTGATTAACATACACCATTTTGGAAATCAAATTTTAGACTTTCTCAAAGAAAATAATTATTTTGACGCCAACATAGAAATTTCTGATGAGACCAATGAACTCTTAGAAACTGGCGGTGGTATGATGTTTGCAAGACCCTTCTTAGAGAAAGAGTCTCACTTTTTGGTGATGAATGCAGATATTCTAACCAATCTTGATATTACAAAGTTTGTAGATTTTCATTTATCGTCAAACCGAATGGTAACTCTTGCCGTATCAGATAGAAAAAGTTCTAGAAAACTCCTTTTTGACCAAAATAAAATTTTGTGTGGTTGGACTAACAAAAATACTGGAGAACTAAAACTTTCTGAAACCAATAATACACTCAAAGAGTTGGCATTTAGTGGAATACATTGTATTTCCTCGGAGATTTTCTCAAGAATTAAACGAAAAGGCAAATTCTCTATTATTGATGAGTATTTAGACCTAATGAATGAAAAAGTAATTATAGGCTATGAGCATGATGCTCTACTAATAGATGTAGGCAAGCCTGAAGCCATAACAGAAGCAGAAAAATATTTTTTATGA
- a CDS encoding DNA-directed RNA polymerase subunit omega, whose amino-acid sequence MSVKDSKAEVNTITYNRDKIEEKVGSIYEAIVIMGKRAEQINAEIRTELHNKLDEFAVHNATLEEVFENREQIEISKLYEKLPKPTSIAVREWLDGEVYFRKREEKS is encoded by the coding sequence ATGAGTGTAAAAGATTCTAAAGCAGAAGTAAACACTATTACTTATAACCGTGATAAAATAGAAGAAAAAGTAGGCTCTATCTACGAAGCTATAGTAATTATGGGTAAAAGAGCCGAGCAAATAAATGCGGAAATTCGTACTGAACTTCACAATAAGTTAGACGAATTTGCTGTACACAATGCTACTTTGGAAGAAGTTTTTGAAAATAGAGAACAGATAGAAATCTCTAAACTTTACGAAAAACTACCTAAGCCTACCTCTATTGCTGTGAGAGAATGGTTAGATGGCGAAGTTTATTTCCGAAAGAGAGAAGAAAAATCTTAA
- the miaB gene encoding tRNA (N6-isopentenyl adenosine(37)-C2)-methylthiotransferase MiaB — MQEKYIDESRQGEAYAIAEKEGNSKKLFLESYGCQMNFSDSEIVASILNDEGYNTTLKVEEADLILLNTCSIREKAEQTVRMRLSQFKNLKKEKPSLTVGVLGCMAERLKTKFLEEEQLVDLVVGPDAYRDLPNLLKETEDGRDAINVILSKEETYADINPVRLGGNGVTAFVTITRGCDNMCTFCVVPFTRGRERSRDPHSIIKECQELWENGYKEITLLGQNVDSYLWYGGGPKKDFDKATEMQKATAVDFSQLLEMVAKAVPEMRIRFSTSNPQDMSLEVFRKMAQYPNICKYVHLPVQTGSNKMLELMNRQHTREEYLELIREARKIVPDVAFSQDMIVGFCNETEEDHQDTLSLMREVEYDYGYMFAYSERPGTPAHKKMEDNVPAEVKKRRLQEVIDLQGELSRKRMKGYVGRHHEILIEGESKKDKNQWKGRNSQNAVCVFDKKEGQKIGDIVSVFVYDNTQGTLLGRVN, encoded by the coding sequence ATGCAAGAGAAATATATAGACGAAAGTCGTCAGGGAGAGGCTTACGCCATAGCAGAAAAGGAGGGTAATTCCAAGAAACTTTTTTTAGAAAGTTATGGTTGTCAGATGAATTTTTCTGATAGCGAAATCGTGGCTTCTATTTTAAATGATGAAGGCTACAATACCACTCTAAAGGTAGAAGAAGCAGATTTAATTTTGCTTAACACTTGCTCTATTAGAGAAAAAGCAGAGCAAACAGTAAGAATGCGTTTGTCTCAGTTCAAGAATTTGAAAAAAGAAAAACCAAGTCTTACGGTGGGGGTTTTGGGCTGTATGGCAGAAAGGCTTAAAACCAAATTTTTAGAAGAGGAGCAGCTGGTGGATTTGGTAGTTGGTCCCGATGCATACAGAGATTTACCAAACCTACTTAAAGAAACCGAAGACGGTAGAGATGCTATCAATGTGATTCTTTCTAAGGAAGAGACTTATGCAGATATTAACCCTGTGAGGTTGGGTGGCAATGGAGTTACGGCTTTTGTAACCATTACTAGAGGTTGTGATAATATGTGTACTTTCTGTGTGGTGCCGTTCACTAGAGGGCGAGAAAGGAGTAGAGACCCACATTCTATTATTAAAGAATGTCAAGAGTTATGGGAAAACGGCTATAAGGAAATTACTTTACTAGGGCAGAATGTAGATTCTTACCTTTGGTACGGTGGCGGTCCTAAAAAAGATTTTGATAAAGCCACAGAGATGCAGAAAGCTACGGCGGTGGATTTCTCTCAACTCTTAGAGATGGTGGCAAAGGCGGTGCCAGAGATGCGTATCAGATTTTCTACTTCTAACCCTCAAGATATGAGCTTGGAGGTGTTTAGGAAAATGGCTCAATATCCTAATATTTGTAAGTATGTGCATTTGCCCGTTCAGACGGGAAGCAACAAAATGCTAGAACTAATGAACAGACAGCATACTAGAGAAGAGTACCTAGAGCTTATTAGAGAAGCCAGAAAAATAGTGCCTGATGTGGCTTTCTCTCAAGATATGATAGTAGGTTTCTGTAATGAGACGGAAGAAGACCACCAAGATACTTTATCTCTTATGAGAGAGGTAGAGTACGATTACGGTTATATGTTCGCTTATTCAGAAAGACCAGGGACGCCTGCTCATAAGAAGATGGAAGACAATGTTCCTGCAGAGGTTAAAAAACGCCGTTTGCAGGAAGTAATAGATTTGCAGGGAGAGCTTTCTAGAAAGAGAATGAAAGGTTATGTAGGGCGTCATCATGAAATTCTGATAGAAGGAGAAAGTAAAAAGGATAAAAACCAATGGAAGGGAAGAAACTCCCAAAACGCGGTTTGTGTGTTTGATAAGAAAGAAGGGCAGAAGATAGGAGACATAGTTTCTGTTTTTGTCTACGATAATACGCAAGGCACACTTTTGGGGAGAGTGAACTAA
- the lptE gene encoding LPS assembly lipoprotein LptE: MNIIYHQMRLSKILFSFLSFLFLTSCYSFTGNSLTPEMKTIQIKTFPNNAALVNPELSQQFTIALQNRFLQRTTLKGATQNPDLMIEGEIVDYRLNEPTTISTGVSTQGGVMQAAQNKLVISVKVRYENKIDPQLSFDRTYTDEAVYNSDLDITQIESSQVQIVNERIINKIFNDIVANW, from the coding sequence ATGAATATTATCTATCATCAAATGAGATTGAGTAAAATATTATTTTCATTTTTGAGTTTCTTGTTCCTAACAAGTTGTTATAGCTTTACGGGGAATTCTTTGACACCGGAAATGAAAACAATACAGATAAAAACATTTCCTAACAATGCGGCTTTGGTTAATCCAGAGTTAAGTCAGCAGTTTACCATAGCTTTACAAAACAGGTTTTTGCAGAGAACCACCCTTAAAGGAGCCACTCAAAATCCTGATTTGATGATAGAAGGAGAGATTGTAGATTATCGCCTTAACGAGCCAACTACAATATCTACAGGAGTGTCCACACAAGGTGGAGTGATGCAAGCAGCTCAAAACAAACTAGTAATTAGTGTTAAGGTAAGGTATGAAAATAAAATAGACCCTCAGCTTAGTTTTGATAGAACTTATACCGATGAAGCGGTTTATAATAGTGATTTAGATATTACTCAGATAGAAAGTTCTCAGGTTCAAATCGTGAATGAGAGAATCATCAATAAGATATTTAACGACATAGTAGCCAACTGGTAA
- the rnpA gene encoding ribonuclease P protein component: MSYTYPKSEKLKSKKDITTLFEKGKWQTCGNIRLIFTDAEASKIGVSVSKRYFKKATDRNRVKRLLRECYRLNKELFHQKFGATPHAMIFWVSAEMPKKYQLVEEDFIKLCKK, encoded by the coding sequence ATGAGTTACACCTACCCTAAATCTGAAAAATTAAAGTCTAAAAAAGATATTACCACTCTTTTTGAAAAAGGAAAATGGCAAACTTGTGGAAACATTAGGCTTATTTTTACTGATGCAGAAGCAAGTAAAATAGGGGTTTCTGTATCTAAACGCTATTTCAAAAAAGCTACCGATAGAAACAGAGTGAAAAGACTCCTAAGAGAATGCTATCGCCTTAATAAAGAATTATTTCATCAAAAATTTGGAGCTACACCTCATGCTATGATATTTTGGGTATCTGCAGAAATGCCTAAAAAATATCAGTTGGTAGAAGAAGATTTTATAAAACTTTGCAAAAAGTAA
- a CDS encoding tRNA threonylcarbamoyladenosine dehydratase → MTNNWLERTELLIKQDGLNKLQNANILVVGLGGVGSFAAEFLARAGVGKMTIIDGDTVDITNINRQLPALHSTVNQPKVELVYARLKDINPNLDLTAINEFLTPERMESILTKEKFDYVLDCIDSVSPKLSLILAAKRNKIKIVSAMGAGGKTDPSKVMVRDISKTNNCFLAKQIRKRLRKEKINKGIKCVFSTELQKEDSLKMTDGANFKKSFYGTISFMPALFGLHAAAEVINHLTKKDA, encoded by the coding sequence ATGACAAATAACTGGCTGGAAAGAACAGAACTTTTAATAAAACAAGACGGACTAAATAAACTACAAAACGCCAATATTTTAGTAGTAGGGTTGGGGGGCGTAGGCTCTTTTGCTGCAGAATTTTTGGCAAGAGCTGGCGTAGGAAAAATGACGATAATAGATGGAGATACAGTAGATATTACCAACATCAACAGGCAACTTCCAGCGTTACACTCTACCGTAAACCAGCCTAAGGTAGAATTGGTTTATGCGAGATTAAAAGACATCAATCCTAACTTAGACCTTACAGCCATCAATGAGTTTCTCACTCCTGAACGAATGGAGTCCATTCTCACCAAAGAAAAGTTTGATTATGTTTTGGACTGCATTGATAGTGTTTCGCCAAAGCTTTCTCTTATCCTAGCTGCTAAAAGAAATAAAATAAAAATAGTGAGTGCTATGGGAGCTGGTGGCAAAACAGACCCTTCCAAAGTAATGGTGAGAGATATTAGTAAAACCAATAACTGTTTTTTAGCCAAGCAAATACGAAAAAGACTTCGCAAGGAGAAAATCAATAAAGGTATTAAATGTGTATTCTCTACCGAATTACAAAAAGAGGACAGCCTTAAAATGACTGATGGGGCTAATTTCAAAAAATCTTTTTATGGCACTATTAGCTTTATGCCTGCATTATTTGGTCTCCACGCAGCAGCTGAAGTTATCAATCACCTTACTAAAAAAGACGCATGA